A stretch of Besnoitia besnoiti strain Bb-Ger1 chromosome III, whole genome shotgun sequence DNA encodes these proteins:
- a CDS encoding zinc finger (CCCH type) motif-containing protein (encoded by transcript BESB_045960) — translation MTADLCINHESGGGAGKNPLSARVACETGKVILKGGEATVEADGGEKRSRAQINALKASGGGPFSAGRRGMGECTRHSHSSGSLEDTGRSVGERRRRSVAHGSQGQQPSQKRGTIAISDERRGDQAGLSFGSNHGSSASGTAGFLPSLLLNDSALALQTALVALLQLQKQDQDGVQKEPVIPRRNLMCTAFLKTGACNNPERCNYAHNMVELQKKLELRKTSLCKYWLKGKCENEDCNFAHGEHELQSTEGVYKTTICKYWKQGACYSGNSCRHAHGEADLRPEKLPPHLERKRNQKVKQQWKSGGGGVAFPSSEAQPGGGPRTKQQPLYPSVPTRFPCSQGASFDGIKASEAFERPGSVVLGIGDFTRENSGGSDSLLRSGNLNATRGSSLAEEETRVGMAWRSGGSGCGSVASDASTISVPLFPAVQSIGGPGGLVFVPPPGLAMQKDFGGVAVGRSASLTAAFPQKDDAELDERSGNLISSRCPYVSESVLRTLSESVAGLTVDETAAGRARAASGDPLPHQVGRGCGHMEAPEAVGEEKHGLITATTLSSLSVGFFAGMEDESSAPSKRDSETASPALSSASR, via the exons ATGACAGCGGACCTCTGTATCAACCATGAGTCAGGCGGGGGTGCCGGTAAGAACCCATTATCTGCCAGGGTCGCGTGTGAAACGGGGAAGGTTATACTcaaaggaggcgaagccacAGTGGAGGCAGATGGCGGAGAAAAGCGGTCAAGAGCACAAATAAACGCGCTAAAGGCAAGTGGCGGTGGACCGTTTTCCGCGGGGAGGCGGGGAATGGGGGAATGTACCCGCCATAGCCATAGTAGTGGATCCCTAGAAGATACAGGGCGCTCTGTGGGTgaacgacgaagacgcagcgtAGCCCACGGTTCGCAGGGACAGCAGCCGTCACAGAAGCGGGGAACCATCGCGATTTCGGATGAACGGCGCGGGGATCAGGCCGGTTTGTCCTTTGGATCAAATCACGGCAGCAGTGCAAGCGGGACAGCAGGCTTTCTTCCCAGTCTTTTGCTGAACGATAGCGCACTTGCTCTACAAACAGCGTTGGTTGCCCTGCTTCAGCTTCAGAAGCAAGACCAGGATGGAGTGCAGAAGGAACCAGTTATTCCTAGAAG GAACTTAATGTGCACGGCGTTTCTGAAGACTGGAGCATGCAACAATCCAGAAAGATGTAATTATGCTCACAACATGGTGGAGTTACAGAAGAAACTAGAACTGCGGAAGACGTCGCTTTGTAAGTACTGGCTGAAGGGCAAATGCGAGAACGAAGATTGTAATTTCGCCCACGGGGAGCATGAACTCCAGTCGACTGAAGGCGTCTACAAGACGACGATATGCAAGTATTGGAAGCAGGGAGCTTGCTACAGCGGCAATAGCTGCCGACACGCCCATGGTGAAGCCGACCTCAGGCCCGAAAA GTTACCTCCTCACCTAGAGCGCAAAAGAAACCAGAAAGTAAAGCAGCAGTGGAAGAGTGGAGGTGGTGGCGTGGCATTCCCGTCATCTGAAGCGCAGCCCGGTGGTGGCCCCAGAACGAAACAGCAACCCCTTTACCCATCCGTACCGACGAGGTTCCCTTGTTCACAAGGTGCATCATTCGATGGCATCAAAGCGAGTGAAGCTTTCGAGCGGCCTGGCTCAGTCGTCCTCGGCATCGGAG ATTTCACGCGAGAGAACAGCGGTGGCAGCGATAGTCTTCTTCGATCTGGCAATCTGAACGCTACTCGGGGCAGCAGCCTagccgaagaagagactcGGGTTGGTATGGCGTGGCGCTCAGGAGGGTCTGGATGCGGTTCAGTTGCATCTGACGCGTCCACCATTAGCGTTCCTCTGTTCCCCGCTGTCCAGTCCATCGGCGGGCCCGGCGGCTTGGTATTTGTCCCTCCACCAGGCCTGGCGATGCAGAAAGATTTTGGTGGCGTGGCAGTAGGGAGAAGCGCGTCCTTGACAGCGGCATTTCCGCAGAAAGATGATGCTGAGTTGGATGAACGCAGTGGGAATCTCATCTCGAGTCGTTGCCCGTACGTCAGTGAATCGGTGCTGAGAACACTGTCGGAATCCGTCGCTGGGCTGACTGTAGATGAAacggcggcggggagggctagagcggcgagcggagacccTCTCCCGCATCAGGTGGGGAGGGGTTGTGGGCACATGGAAGCACCAGAAGCGGTGGGGGAAGAAAAACACGGACTCATTACCGCAACTACTCTTTCAAGCCTGAGTGTGGGCTTCTTTGCAGGCATGGAAGATGAGAGTTCAGCACCTAGTAAGAGGGATAGTGAGACTGCAAGTCCTGCCCTGTCCAGTGCGTCGCGGTAG
- a CDS encoding hypothetical protein (encoded by transcript BESB_045970): MTRSLVTAFLLALVTCTASKYFHCDHTCTVGCCFFGHTLRLSSHRGGPAAHSFKITIKHDPGFERTASLQFSKDATSLAFGDISIASEEGAVSVSDITPQSVTGIHSGPSYGGVSAWLPSETNLKKQRKLRIRTRRDAADSRFSLRDRTEPPGTGSGSFIQTPSGLVNPGNPYVRTDVKGRADLKTAVHQQLRVVTHLSPVQREGKEALESAFAEGLELHLVSLLDGTPSVLGGRPRFLGIGTEGVVFEMQKKDPNSGSWHTTVAAKASIVPKTVFNSRMSTKQKRVMAKAVGDRFLSVESRLRRGLKHMTSEQLLLHGLLVPQDVAQIRNLPMFYEAGPYYVLPLVSVYVAFETDLFEVATRPLSVAAKLHVTRQLLYSLAWLHKQSFTHNDFKTENVLVNHEGKVVISDFGFARKVEVEATIEYTPRYLDPQTARAVLARQSSAVTTPKRDAWALGIVLFELWCSSLPYGLQLYRSSPSHEFLQALVAAQKAGRSGPDFSVCPSTPNKVKTLISGLLKWEGEERLLPAAAVDGFISSTRTEADACDVSD, translated from the coding sequence ATGACGCGCAGCTTGGTGACTGCATTTTTGTTGGCACTCGTCACTTGTACGGCCTCTAAATATTTTCATTGTGATCACACCTGCACGGTCGGTTGTTGCTTCTTTGGCCACACCCTGAGACTGTCTTCGCACAGGGGAGGCCCTGCTGCGCATTCTTTCAAAATAACCATAAAGCACGATCCTGGGTTCGAACGGACCGCGTCGTTGCAGTTTTCGAAGGACGCGACGAGCCTTGCATTCGGAGACATCTCAATCGCGAGCGAAGAGGGCGCAGTCTCAGTGTCCGACATAACACCTCAGAGCGTTACAGGCATACACTCGGGGCCCTCTTACGGAGGCGTGAGTGCTTGGCTGCCGAGTGAAACTAATTTGAAAAAACAGAGGAAACTGCGAATTCGCACGAGGCGCGATGCTGCGGATTCGCGGTTTTCTCTTCGGGATAGGACGGAGCCGCCTGGTACCGGCTCAGGCAGCTTCATTCAGACACCTTCTGGGCTGGTAAATCCTGGAAATCCCTACGTGCGCACTGATGTCAAGGGTCGAGCCGATCTCAAAACAGCTGTCCACCAGCAATTGCGTGTCGTGACGCATTTGTCGCctgtgcagagagagggcaAAGAGGCACTAGAGAGCGCCTTTGCAGAGGGCCTTGAGCTTCATCTCGTATCCCTTCTCGATGGGACGCCGTCGGTTCTTGGAGGCCGTCCTCGATTCTTAGGAATCGGGACAGAGGGAGTAGTGTTCGAGATGCAGAAAAAGGATCCTAATTCGGGAAGCTGGCATACAACAGTGGCTGCCAAAGCAAGCATTGTGCCCAAAACAGTTTTCAACAGCCGCATGTCTACAAAACAGAAGAGGGTCATGGCAAAGGCTGTGGGGGACCGGTTCCTTTCGGTAGAATCCAGACTTAGGCGCGGCCTGAAGCATATGACATCCGAGCAACTCCTCCTCCATGGACTGCTCGTTCCTCAGGATGTCGCTCAGATTAGAAACCTGCCGATGTTTTACGAAGCGGGACCCTACTACGTCTTGCCGCTGGTTTCTGTGTATGTAGCGTTCGAAACCGACCTCTTCGAGGTTGCCACCAGGCCTCTGAGCGTTGCGGCGAAATTGCATGTAACTCGGCAGCTTCTCTACAGCCTTGCATGGCTGCACAAGCAAAGTTTCACGCATAACGACTTCAAAACCGAGAATGTGCTTGTCAATCATGAAGGCAAGGTGGTCATCAGTGACTTCGGCTTCGCACGGAAGGTGGAAGTAGAGGCCACAATCGAGTACACGCCTCGATATTTGGATCCCCAGACTGCGCGGGCGGTCTTGGCCCGGCAGAGCAGCGCGGTAACAACGCCTAAGAGAGATGCGTGGGCGCTGGGCATTGTGCTTTTCGAGTTATGGTGCTCGTCGCTACCCTATGGATTGCAGCTGTATCGCAGCAGCCCTTCACACGAATTCCTGCAGGCTCTGGTGGCTGCCCAGAAGGCGGGGAGATCAGGCCCAGATTTCTCGGTTTGCCCCTCCACCCCAAACAAGGTCAAGACACTCATCAGCGGACTACTAAAGTGGGAGGGTGAGGAAAGACTccttcctgctgcagccgtcgACGGGTTCATTAGCAGCACTCGCACGGAAGCAGACGCTTGCGATGTGTCGGACTAA